actttttcagccattgtATTTTTCTCCCCTTGAGTTTCCTGAGTATCAAGTTAAAATGCTAGCTTTGTTTACTTCATGTGAATTTTAGAGCCTGAGAACCAGACTCATAGTTTTTgggaataaaattaaaaacaaaagacaagggAATGTGGTGTAGTACAGAGAATACCAGATGTGGAATTGGAGGACCTGGGTGCATATGCTAACTCTACCACTTAGTAGCTGACAGTTTGACAAGTGtccttctggacctcagttttcccaatctataaaatgaggggattggatcagGTTATCTCCAAGGTCCCTACAAGCTCTAAACAAATGATTCTGTTAAATTTGCCTACAAAGGGTGGaagtttttttaataatataaaacAGGCATGTGGTACTTTCATCTAATTATTCGATATCTAACTTCTCTCTAGCCATTCCACCCTATGGTGAATCTGGATTGTTCCCGAGATTTCCGTCCTTTTCTCTGTGCACTGTATGCACCTATATGTATGGAATACGGACGTGTTACACTACCCTGTCGTCGGCTATGTCAGCGGGCATACAGTGAATGTTCCAAACTCATGGAAATGTTTGGTGTTCCTTGGCCAGAAGATATGGAATGTAGTAggtgagaaaatcacttaaatttgcaTTGGTTGTTTTTTATCatgtgaatggaaaaaaatagtgtTTGTTAATTTAGAGCAATAATTCTACTTCTAAAGACCCAAATAGTTTCTTAGGGTTTTAAAAACACTAAATGGATTCTAGCTTGGAAGTGCAACTTTCTTTGTATTAAGAACCCACTGAAAGCAAATACCTAAgcaaaatcacattttaaaaaaccccGCAAAAGCATATACAAAAGTAAAACCCAATTTAAACATATATAAAGAGACAGACATAGGAAATATTCTACTCATCTGTTTCTGCTGTTAAGAATAGAGACTATGGGGTGCTATGcaataaatataatgaataataaaatatgcAGTAATTAATACTATGTCTAATTAAAGGAGAGAGTTGGGTGAAGAGAGAGGATGGCATAATCAAAAAGGGGGCATAGAGCAAAAAGCAGGACAAAGCCAGGGAGAAACATAGGCAGATAATTTGGGAAAGACACACTGACAGAAAATCTGTAGACTGGAGGGAAAAGTCAGTTGTTGGATCACCTAAATCATACTagcatatacatttttttctttctactttgccaTGAGATAAGGAAAGATATAAAGAAGTCAAGGGAATTAGAGGGACCTTCTTGCTGATCAGGAAGGCTGGAGAAGACTTTCCTTTTCATTAGTCaacaaattaaattgaataaggCTGATCAAAAGCTGTAGGGAAGCCACTGGAAAGGGCTTTTGGTGCAAAGCTTTCTTGAAGCATGAGTGCATGTATTGTGAAGGTTTTGAAAAAGAATGACTTAGTCTGGAGAATGAGTTATTCCTCAAGGAAAAATCAGAGATTAAATTAAGTAGTTACTCTGAATAGTTAATAAATGATGCACTTAATTGTATATGGGTACTTGTATTTCTTTAAGTCTTACTCTAAATAATAGTAATACCTTAATTTGTATGTATAGGTCTTGAcgattttcaaagtgtttttacatTACTTTCCTTGctcctttattttgtcttttctaaGTGGTTTTATGCCAATTAATGCTTTTATCTTAGCCATTTTAATAATGAAATTTGCTTTTATAGGAAAAACAAATTGACTGAAAAAGCATATTATTCTCCTTGATTTGGTTACTCACACCTATGGGAAGTGTGGCTATTTTGGGAAAAGTTATATTTGATTTAATTGTAAACAAGGTACATAATGAAGAAATGAACAGTCTTATGCAAACCTAGACCTACAGCATGACCTAAGATAGTaaaggtactttttttttaaacttcttagGTTCCCAGATTGTGATGAACCATACCCTCGCCTGGTAGATCTGCATTTAGCTGGAGAGCCAACTGAAGGAGCTCCAGTGGCAGTTCAAAGAGACTACGGTTTCTGGTGTCCCCGAGAGTTAAAAATTGATCCTGATCTGGGCTATTCTTTTCTTCATGTGCGTGATTGTTCACCTCCTTGTCCAAATATGTACTTTAGACGAGAAGAACTTTCATTTGCTCGATATTTTATAGGattgatttccatcatttgcctCTCTGCCACGTTGtttacttttttaacttttttaattgATGTTACAAGATTCCGCTATCCTGAAAGGCCTATtatattttatgctgtctgctaCATGATGGTGTCATTAATTTTCTTCATTGGGTTTTTGCTTGAGGACCGAGTAGCCTGCAATGCATCTAGCCCTGCCCAGTACAAGGCTTCCACAGTGACACAAGGGTCTCATAATAAAGCCTGCACTATGCTTTTCATGGTGCTCTATTTCTTTACCATGGCTGGCAGTGTCTGGTGGGTCATACTTACCATCACGTGGTTTTTGGCAGCTGTGCCAAAGTGGGGGAGTGAAGCTATTGAGAAGAAAGCATTACTTTTTCATGCCAGTGCATGGGGCATTCCTGGAACTCTTACTATCATCCTTTTAGCTATGAATAAAATTGAAGGTGACAATATCAGTGGCGTATGTTTTGTTGGCCTATATGATGTTGATGCATTGAGATATTTTGTTCTGGCTCCCCTCTGCCTATATGTGGTAGTTGGAGTTTCTCTTCTATTAGCTGGTATCATATCCTTAAACAGGGTTCGCATTGAGATTCcattagaaaaggaaaatcaagacAAGTTGGTGAAGTTCATGATCCGGATTGGTGTGTTCAGTATTCTGTATCTTGTACCACTCTTGGTAGTAATTGGATGCTATTTTTATGAGCAAGCCTACCGTGGCATATGGGAAACAACATGGATACAAGAACGCTGcagagaatatcatattccatgtccCTATCAGGTAAGCAAACACATTATATATTTCAGTATTTGTAGCACTGAGAGCAGAAGGATTACCACAATGATTTAAAACTGTTAAACCATTTTAAACATATGATCGAGAGTGTTATGCCTTTAAGCATTCATGAACTTAGAATTTTATAATCACCTAACTTTAAAAGGACAACTTTGGATGGAAGTCAGGTTACATCAGATTattagtgttttagagcattttttatttatatggttgttgatagtttaGATTTCTTCCTAGTCTGTGACCAAATATCTACTAGGCAATgcctttttcttataaatttgagtctgtgccttatatatcttggaaatgggaactttatcaaagaaacttgatgcaaagaattttttccccagttaccagtttctcttctaattttaatggaactagttttgtttttgcaaaaactttttaaattttataaatgcaaattgtccattttaccttcggtaatcctctctatcccttgtttggtcacgAACTattccctatccatagatctgaaaggtgaTTTCTTCCTTGCTTTACTAATTGGTTTGTGATGTCATCTTTTGTGTTTAAGTCATATCTATTTGGAACTTATTTTGGCATATTATTTGAGGTGTTGGTCTACACTTAATCTCTGCTGGACTTCTTTCCAGCTGTTCTTGATGAATAGAGAGTTGGCACGCCCATATAGTAGctaggatctttgggtttatcaaacagtaagcTTCTTGATTTGTTTGCTTTTATaatgttgtatacctaatctgttccactgataaacctctctattttttaactaatACCAAAAAACTGTTGATGATTACttctttgtagtatagtttgagatctggaacAGCTAGACCtacttctttctcacttttttttttcattatttctttgagattcttgaccttttgtttctcttaGTATTTTTCCTAGCCCCATAAAGCTAGAACTCTGGTAGTTCGAAAAGAGTATTCTGCTGTATTAATATAATTCTAACATATGTCTTGGTAGATAGAATTGCAAGGgttttatatattctgtagttatttcGAGTGGAATTTCTTTCCTCTTgggttttgttgttaatatacAGAAACACTAATGATTcgtgtcagtttttttttctgttgtgcaATTTAGCTAAActtattgtttcatttaatttttagttgacttaTCTTTGGCCTGTTCACCATAACCTTTAGAAACACAGCAAAAATTATGATGCTGCCGAAGTTCATCTATTGATTTAATTCTGTgtcaaattactttatagaggATAGCTTTTAGACAAAATAATGCAAAATTTATAAAAAGGGAACAAAAAGGCAAGATATTAAGGGAAATAATAAGGGGAAAGTGGATAATGAAGGTTTGATGCTACAGATCTCAAAATTATAATACAGGCACTGGGCCCTGTGTAAGTGGGGGCAGcaaggtaggggtgtgtgtgcgcgtgcgtgtgcgtgtgcgtgtgtgtgtgtgtgtgtgtgtgtgtgtgtgtgtgtgtaaaagagagagaaagagagggagagagaatctgAGCAAACTCCACCAGCCTCTCTTTATTCTAGCCAAAACCATAAACCATATTAGACAGGTTGGTTTGAGCAGAAATCAGGAGCCAGGCCAAAGATATCAAGAAAATGcacaaaagggaaagaagaagtggGTGACCATAGGAGAAATGTTCCTACAAGTATATGTGTGTCTCCATTAAAGaattgaagaaaaacaagaacaagaaaaagggcAAAGATGAGAAGTACCCTAAAAGAATAAAACCCCAGGGTTAATGGACATGCATGAGGAAAACAGCAACCAGAGCTCATAGATCATCAAACAAGCAGACAGATTACAACAGCTCAAGTCCTATGCCGTGCCCAAGCAAAAATGATGTTCAGTGAGGTCCAAGCAGATCCAAAGAAGCAACCTGGGTCAGAAGATATCTTTGATGAGCAGAATTTACAGTCTTCTATGGAAAACTCATTGAATAGTTCATGAAAGCAATAGAAATGCAGCCCTCTAGAAACAACAACATAACCATTGAAGTGTGAAATAGTTTTAAGGATTCAGAAGGAATGCCACCCTCTGTAAAGATGATAGTAGAGGCTTCCGAACAAAACATGATTTAGACAGTAAATTAGATTTTCCGACATAATTTTTACCTAAGATACAagtcaagtaaacaagcatttgctAGCTGGCTTAATTTTAGAACAACCAGACTAgtgaattttctcttttattaagaACAAAATTCCTAACTTTTTCAATTTTACTGAGGGAAAAAATCAAGGAGACCCAGAAGGGTGTAACTTCTTAGACACTgggaaaacaaacacttttttcCTGTACAAGCAAACGTTCAGAACTTTTAAGTCACTCCCTATGGAAATATTGGTGTCTGGATTTCAGAAAGGTCTAATGTACTGttcctaatgataataataatagtaataataatattcctCAGGGCTCTGTCTTTGGACTTTTCCTCTTCATCTATTCTCTTTCACTTGGTGAACTTAGCACTTCCCATGGAGTCAATTATGATCTCTATggaacattttgaactggatgtcctgtagacattttaaactgaaCATGTCTAAAATTTAGCTcattatctctcccttctcccaagtCCTCTCTTCCTAACctccttattattattaagggTGCCACTGTCCTTTCAGACACCCAAGTTCACAACCTAGATGTCACTCCACACCCTCTTGGAGCCCCCATATACACTCAGTTGTCAAGTCATGTCTATTCTGCCTTCATGACATCTCCTCTAtatgcttccttttctcctctgatattcCCAGCACCCTGGTGCAGACAGCTCATGCCTGGACTATAGCAACAGCCTTATCATTAGTGTCTTTGCCTCAGGTATctccccattccattccatccttcACTTAGCTTTCAAATTGTCCTTACGAAAgcacatgtctgaccatgtcatctatCCTATTCAGTCAATTCCAGTGGGTACTTATTAACTACAGGATAAAAGGTAAAATTCTGTgtgtggcattcaaagccctctataACCTACTCCACCCCCAACTTCTTGCACCTTACCTAGCCCGGCCTATTCTTCTGTACAGTGACagtggcctctttgctgttccttacacaagacatcgtatctctcagctccaggcatctTCCCTGGCTaccttccatgcctggaattgtctccctcctcctctccatcccttAGCTTCCATGGCTTCcattaagtcccagctaaaataccatcttctacaagaagcctttcctaaccccacTTAATGCTAATGCATTTCCTCTAAAAGTCTATTGCTAGGAAGATCACCAATAGGAGATGTAACTAGAAGTGGATAAAAAGGAACAGACTTTCTCATCtgttgattttctccagcttatcCTgatgtagcttatttgtacatagttgtttgtacatCGTATTtatcattagactgtgagttccttatgggcaaaaactgtcttttgcctttttttgtatccacagcatgtagcacagtgcctggcacatagtaagttcctAATAAGTCTTTACTGATTGATTAACCAACtagttataataaaaaaattattgcttCTCTTGCACATATTGCTCACTTCTTGTCCTGACTTGCTTGCCAAGTGTGGGAGGTGTAGCTCAGTGAGCAAAGATAGAGGTGTCTTAAGAGCATGGGAGGTAATCTGGGCCAGGATAGCTAAGTGGGCTGCAAATAGGCTGTTTTCAAGCTCTTCACAAAGAGAGATTTGTGGGTCcgttttcccccttctccctatAATTAGGGGATGGCAGAAGTGATGTAGAAGTAGAGATGACTGAGTGTCAAAATTTCGTTTTTCATAACCTTGGCAGGGACCTGGGTCATTTGCACCATCTTCAGTCTAGATGCTAGGATTCATCAAAAGAGGGAAGAGTAGTATTGAAGAAAGGCAAGCACTATTCTGAGACAGAGGAGAGCCCAGTGTGAAGAGTATAACTAGGAGAGTGAGCCACAGTCCCTGCTTCAGTTCAAACAACTCAAATTATTGGAGACCCTTTCTGCATGGAGATTTCTTGTCCTAGCTAGTCTCTCACCTGATCTTCAGTGCTCTCTGTGCTCAGGAGAGCTGTTAATGCCATCTGTTTCCAGGATATTGCCTAGCATTTGAAATGTCAGGGAGGAAGCCTCAACTGTTTCTAAATATCATAAAGACCATCACTGACATGCTTTTCAACTTACTGCTACAACTCCTTTTCCTGATCCAGGGAATTTTTGTGAGTTTCTTCCCAATCTCTATCTTGTTGGCCAGTTGTTCAGTCCCTTGCACGTGTTGCTTCTCTACTCATTCTTGTTCTGAGTACCACTGGTtcaacaaaaaaattgaaatgcaTGATTGATTACACAACATTGAAAGGAATTGTTCCTATTACTTTGAACTTGATCTGCAGTCTTATTACACTATTATCAGCTAccttttctctatcctctttCCTTCATTCATCATCAGTATAAGTGAAAGGAAAAGCCCTTGGAAAGTGTACAGATTCTAGTTGCATTTCTTCATGGTGATCTTCCTAGCAACAGACTTTCACAAGATGATTTACCTGCAGTCTTCCCTGGGTACCTCAGCTGCTATGGAGAAACTCTCTTCAACACACTCATCTATTGACATACTGAAAGCTCCTACCAAACTACCACCAAAGAGTTTGAGTTTGGGGGCAGGCATTGGTGGTTGGTTTCACCTAAGGAAAGCAGGACTCACTCTGCTAAGGGCCTTCTGCACATTTCCAATGTTATGTATGAgactttggtattttattttcttagtcaAAGTGTAGGGCAGAATCTTTTTGACATTCACAGCTGGGTTTTTAATACTATTGCAAATCTAAAATGACAGTTTATTGTGTAACTATTTTCTAGCTTTTGCCAGTGCTGTCTGATTTGTTTTACTATgccattctttcctctcccccttctacCAACCGTCAGGTGAATGGATTTTGTAAATCcagttgtttctttgtttttttgtgaaATCCATATACTGGGTGTGGAGAGAAGAGCCTTTCAGGTATTTCTGGTTACTTCCTTCTTCAGCCttctttgtctttggttttttttttccctttaactcAGATTAGGTTTTCATCCTTCCTGCTCCACTGTGAAAATAAAAGAGCCTGAAGAAGTAGCAGAAAATCACTTGTACATTTAAGGTTCCCTTACCTTTAGGGGAAGTACCAACTCTGGACAAATGTCACCAAGGTTCTTGGGTCCATCCTttcctctgattggagagggtaAGGAGTAGACATCACAAAGCTCCTCCCAAATCCTCCACCATTTAAGGAGTATGCCCAGGACAttcagctcatcatttcccacccagctgcTGTCCTGGATTGTGTGATGTCCAGAAATTCATCATTCTGTAAGATGAAATCAATTCTGTAACTCATCTGTCCTCAGATAATTTCCCATCCCAGTTGCAGAACATCATCATGCTCCATGCTAGGTACCCTCCTTCCTCTGTGCCCAGCCCCcatccttttcagcttcttttttagTGTAGTCTTCGCCCATGtgtgctctttgagggcagggactggcttatttctttctttgtatctccaatgcttagcagaGGGTCTGGCACATGGTACATAGTATTAATAAATAAGCACAtagtgttaataaatgtttattgactattgactaagATGCCTTAAAAAAGTCAGTTTTCCTAAAGTACCAGGGACAGCTCCATCCACTAGAGAGCCAAAGGTCTGAAATTTACTTTGTCAGATCACTGCCATATGTAGCGCTTCAGAGCAATGTTGAGTGCCGCACATTATCAGGAGCTACATTAGAAAGTGAAGTGGCAAATATTAAAATGTAGTTAGATAAGTTTTTTGACACCAGAAGGTTGGCAGGGCACAGGGACAGTAAGGGCACATCACAGAAATTGTACAACttaaaatttaagaattaaaCAAATAGGTGCTTGAGGTTAAGTTTCTAATGATATTCAGGAAATACTAAGTCTTGTTTGGGTTCagaagaagggaatttagagtAAATGGGCAGatgtgaccaacaagatggaggactagacactTTCTGTAATTCTCATGACCTCTCAGACTTCTCCAAGATAGTAATTATGCACAAgggataaagcaatttcagctctCTTCACAGTCTAGGACAACCAGAACCCCTAGCAAGGTAAAAATTTTACGATCAGCAGAGAAGGTTGATACCTAACTCCTAACTTGCTCACATACCCCTCTCCTTTTCAGGGAGGGGTGTACAAGTTGACTCACACGCTTGCAACAGAACTCAGCTCTCCTGCCTTACCCTTCTCCCAGGGCTGTGGAAAATCAAAATGCAGAAACTTTTTGGTTGAGACCAAATTGGCTTGAAACGACAGTGTGGCTACACTCTGCTACAACAAAAGCTCTGCCat
This region of Trichosurus vulpecula isolate mTriVul1 chromosome 3, mTriVul1.pri, whole genome shotgun sequence genomic DNA includes:
- the FZD3 gene encoding frizzled-3, which codes for MAISWIFSCLWSVTMFVGYISGHSLFSCEPITLRMCQDLPYNTTFMPNLLNHYDQQTAALAMEPFHPMVNLDCSRDFRPFLCALYAPICMEYGRVTLPCRRLCQRAYSECSKLMEMFGVPWPEDMECSRFPDCDEPYPRLVDLHLAGEPTEGAPVAVQRDYGFWCPRELKIDPDLGYSFLHVRDCSPPCPNMYFRREELSFARYFIGLISIICLSATLFTFLTFLIDVTRFRYPERPIIFYAVCYMMVSLIFFIGFLLEDRVACNASSPAQYKASTVTQGSHNKACTMLFMVLYFFTMAGSVWWVILTITWFLAAVPKWGSEAIEKKALLFHASAWGIPGTLTIILLAMNKIEGDNISGVCFVGLYDVDALRYFVLAPLCLYVVVGVSLLLAGIISLNRVRIEIPLEKENQDKLVKFMIRIGVFSILYLVPLLVVIGCYFYEQAYRGIWETTWIQERCREYHIPCPYQVTQMSRPDLILFLMKYLMALIVGIPSIFWVGSKKTCFEWASFFHGRRKKEMVNESRQVLQEPDFAQSLLRDPNTPIIRKSRGTSTQGTSTHASSTQLAMVDDQRSKAGSVHSKVSSYHGSLHRSRDGRYTPCSYRGMEERLPHGSMSRLTDHSRHSSSHRLNEQSRHSSVRDLTNNPMTHITHGTSMNRVIEEDGTSA